The nucleotide sequence TTGTTGTTGGATTGCTGATTTGatttttgtggaaaattatgTTTTCCTTTAGATGGCATGGCATGATAACTCACTGGTACTTTAATGCTTGCTTCCACGGAGACatcctgttttttgcaggacctCGTTGTGTATAGATTAAgcctgagttacaccacctaactttgaccgtaactttaacgataaccggtgttttttgtatggattctgacagattttttacgtttgtcaaagttaaagtggtGCCACCCAGCTGTTTTAGTATTAtcattcacacgaacatcccattttagactaagagctagtgaacaccagacctacgttattttataaaggctgaaagtttgtctgGGCATGCTCCCAACaaagctaagaaccatggccaagcatgaagtttgggtcatcgtggctttggcagacagacggtgctaaaggtgtgtaaaataccaacccAAATACCTACGTCAAATTATAAAGGTTGATTTTTtgattattttcttcaaattattgttagaaatgacgtcattcattgacagacacctaccatcgTGGCAACCCTTCGCCAGACACTTTTGATCGTTCCTTTTTTGTAGTTTTACATTTCCCAAAGAATAAATTCCCGCTGCTAGTCCTAGAGTTTGGAAGAACTATAATCTAAAGGCAAAATTCGTTGCATTATTACCTACGCTACACCGTATAGTTTCACCACCACTGCAGTGTAAACAGACTGACCCATAATACCCAATTTAACTTCCTTATTACTTAACTCACAGTTGTCCTTGCAACTTTTGATCAAATGATCAGCCGGTTATTCCAAAATGAACCTTATCATCGGGACTTGAGGTCGACGATCATCAAGTGGTTAAAGTTAAGGGTGACCGTACACGTAGGGTCACTTGTGTGCAACCATCCGTGCCGTATCTACATCTCGATCCTCTAGACGTGGCCGGTTGAAGGCCATAATGGAGAGCCCTTATGTACCCGTTTTGTAGTCTGAGATCTGATGAAAAATAGAATTTCATATCTGGCTTATAGTTAGCTAATACGGGTCTACACGTTCTTGGATAAATGATTGTTAGTCAAAATATTCTTAGTAGACGTTCAAAAATACGAAATTTTACTATAGATGCAATGAATTTTCTCCATGACATTTCAGCCAAATTATTTTTGGCTGAAATGGTTGTACTGGACTGTTCCTTCCATCGACAATAAGATTTCCAAAACTCTGAAAACGTCGGAATTTAGCCTGCAAAAaatccaattttattttaaacataatatagAATCCCATTAAAAAGTTAGTAATTTAGTATGTGAAAATGCAATCGGAATCAAAACTGTACCCTAAACTAGTAGTAAGTATGGAGTATGGATTTCCATTGGTTTCTAGCCAATATTTCTTGTAAACAATTTTACAGtcgataaaaaatataatatcgcTTTCTGAAAACCATTTATTTTCCGTTGCTTCACGATACACGGACACTACGAGTGATTCTCGGAActaaaaattgcaaaaattgAACAAAATAAACAAGTATTTCGGTAATGAAAGCGTTACTACCTCAATATTTACAGTTGATGTTTCTATCAATAATCGCCGCAAACCAAAAAAGCCAGGAACCAAATTTTCGGGTTCTCCATGGAGTCGATGATTTATACAATGAACACCCTTATGTGGTCAGTTTGGAAAGCTCACGAAGTCAATTTTATGGATTTGAGATCTACAGGCATTGTTCAGGAAACCTTCTACAACCCCGATGGGTTTTGACAACCGCACACTGTATCAGTGCAAACATCAGACGGGTGAGATACGGTGATATGACGATACCTCGCAACACCACTCGGGCACTGAAGAAAGTTATAAAAGTTGTACCTCATCCAAGTTACAAAGAGATGATAGATTTATATTACATGATTAACAACATTGGTCTTGTATTGATAGAAAAAATAGAAAACATGAGCACATTCGCAAAGTTGTCTGCAATAGATTATAAAACGTTCATGGGTGTTAAAGTGAGATACGCTGGCTTTGGTTTTACATTTGGGCATGACCAAGATTTCCTAAGTCATAGACAAAAAGACGAAAGCAAACCTTTGCAAATAGGTGAAGGATTAACAGTTCCTTGTTCTATTGAGACACGAATTATACGACCACTTATTTGTGTACGTCCAAAATGCGAAAATAAAGAACAAACGTCTGCCTCAGGTGATTCCGGTGGCCCATTGCTGTTTAATGGAAAAGTCATTGCGATTATGAGCGGTGGTTATGGCGTTGAAAGTTTCAATACACCCGTAAGTCCTTATTTGGACTGGTTGTCTGATGTTATGGATGAAAAAATTGAACCATTCCCAGTTTATGTATAGCGTACAGTGgacatacattattatttttgttttacgaATTTGCCAATTATTAGTTATGTTATTATTTAGAAAATGTCTTAAGAGTTATTGTATCTAgagaattttttattttgataaaaatactgctacataaatattttacttgAACTACTACcccaaagaaaaatataaataaaacaaactgtTAAGTATCAAaaagtaatataaataataacgcAGTAACcttataaaataacataaatgataagaaatactactttaaagtaaatatttggaaTGTAAATGTCTTTGGCAGTAATATCTTACTAGTTTTCAATTGATTGGTGGGCGTACTTTTTTGGCAAAACTACCCATTACGTTTCCAGGAGGGAAGTAGTTTGCTACTACATAAACTTGTCCTTCTTTTGACTTAGCTATGCCTACTCCAACTTCCTTGGTATCTTCCCAAATTACTTGCGTGAAATGTCCAGAACCGAGGCTGGTTGGCTCCCTGCCAAACGAGTGGTCTTTAATCTCACTGTACCACTTATCAACAGGATCTTTACCAGATACAGTAAAGTTAGGATCTGAAGACCACGCGAAGAATATGTTTTCTCCGTAGTCATTCTGCTCTCTATGCTCCATATTTCCTTTCTTCGCAATCGTCTTTGCCCATTCTTCAGCATACTTGCTAAGCTTCTTACTTAACTCTAAAGGCGGTACTCCGTGTTTTCTTCTGTATTCGTTGTGTGCCTTCAAAAACTCGTCTTCAAATTTGTCACCAGAAATTGACGTAGATTTGAATTTGCTGACTAAGTCTGAAGCGAAATTTTTGCTGTTTCTGTTAGGTGAAGCTGGTGGTGCTAGGTTGTTGTTTGCCTCTCTGGTATAGCTATTTGTCCTAAACTGCATAGCACCGGGTGGTAAGACATTTTTGCTGAACTGTCCGCTGAAGTTCCCAGGAGGGTAATAATTACAGACTACATAAAGTTTCCCAGATTTGCTCTTAGCGCTGCCAACGCCTAGTTCTTTGGTGTCCTTCCAGACGATTTGTGTGAAATGTCCACAGGTCAAAACATCTGGGTCACGACCGAAGGAGAATTCGTTGATTTCGCTGTACCATTTGTCGACGCAGTCTCTTGCTTTGATTTTGGTGTTGGGGTCAGCTGACCATCCACAGTACACGCTTTCTCCATACTTCTGATTGAGGCTGTACGCCATAGCGTCTCTTTTGGCTAGTTCTTCGGCCCATTTTTGGCTGATTTTGGATATATCTTTGCTAAGAACTAAAGGTGCAACTCCGTGATCTCTTCTGTACTCATTGTGAACTTCTAATGCTTCGTTCTCGAAGTCAGTAGACTTGGAGGAGAATAATTTACTCTGgaatagataaaaataatggTATTAGTGCTGTTATCATACGGATTTCATTAAAACATTTCAACACAAAAAAAAGTGTTTGTTCCGGACTTCATTTAAATGCGTGTTGCACGCTCTACATACTGTTTAGTTGCATTGTGGATGCATTGTTTACATTCTTTTGCTATTCATTTTTGAGCGCAGTCACAATGAAGTTAGGCACAAAGGGCTTCCCTACATGCAACAAAATCATAACATACGGGTACGGATTCCTAAGTACAATAGCAGATCAAAATTGTTAACTacgtgcgagctgaattccatctgtgtcgcgtcgtagcaagactcgcatttatttaaatcgtcttgcggagtaattcTTCTGTACCTTGGTACTACAATAATGCTTACAATATTACGTCTACTGTTGAACCATGACTTAACGAGCTCGGGATATAATACTGTGTAATACAACACTGTGGTGTAGATTTCACACTACCGAACAGCAGCATTATgcacataatattatgattatCATGCCCGCCAGCAGCTAGTTAGCCAGCAAATAATAaacttatcaataaaaatacGAATCACTCCGTTACATTTTTAgcaaacttacatattattaatgACAGGATGCATAGTGTATTATGATAAGCCTGAAAAATTTGCATCATCCTGTgtataaatagttttaaaagcCCTTGCAAATACTTCCCCAAAAGTGTGATGGTGAGCTGATAGCATATTACTATCATAGCATTTTTTAGGCATTTTATGTTCGAATGACTCATTATAATTCATGGACATAGTCATAATTTGACTATACTAAAACCTTtatcttagttttgtttgttctAGATTATACTAAGTACTTTCTAACATCCTTATTGACATTATTAGTAATAGTAACCTTCAGTATATTTTCAAGGGCTTTCATAATCTCGTTATCAACTGAGCCTGAAGTACGAGTGAAATGATGAAGACTACAAAGTgtatttttaagtaaattattCGAAGTTAATTATGTTATACAAATTGGCTGGTgacttaaaaaaatctaaaacggaAACGAAATTTTAACGTCATTCTAAGAATCCAGAAACTAGCTATTATGACCACTCATTTTGGCAGTTATTTGTatttatgtactcgtatatttatctatactaatattataaatgcgaaagtaactgtctgt is from Ostrinia nubilalis chromosome 2, ilOstNubi1.1, whole genome shotgun sequence and encodes:
- the LOC135084685 gene encoding uncharacterized protein LOC135084685 isoform X1 gives rise to the protein MKIPCVLPGCQYISKLFSSKSTDFENEALEVHNEYRRDHGVAPLVLSKDISKISQKWAEELAKRDAMAYSLNQKYGESVYCGWSADPNTKIKARDCVDKWYSEINEFSFGRDPDVLTCGHFTQIVWKDTKELGVGSAKSKSGKLYVVCNYYPPGNFSGQFSKNVLPPGAMQFRTNSYTREANNNLAPPASPNRNSKNFASDLVSKFKSTSISGDKFEDEFLKAHNEYRRKHGVPPLELSKKLSKYAEEWAKTIAKKGNMEHREQNDYGENIFFAWSSDPNFTVSGKDPVDKWYSEIKDHSFGREPTSLGSGHFTQVIWEDTKEVGVGIAKSKEGQVYVVANYFPPGNVMGSFAKKVRPPIN
- the LOC135084685 gene encoding uncharacterized protein LOC135084685 isoform X3 yields the protein MSKLFSSKSTDFENEALEVHNEYRRDHGVAPLVLSKDISKISQKWAEELAKRDAMAYSLNQKYGESVYCGWSADPNTKIKARDCVDKWYSEINEFSFGRDPDVLTCGHFTQIVWKDTKELGVGSAKSKSGKLYVVCNYYPPGNFSGQFSKNVLPPGAMQFRTNSYTREANNNLAPPASPNRNSKNFASDLVSKFKSTSISGDKFEDEFLKAHNEYRRKHGVPPLELSKKLSKYAEEWAKTIAKKGNMEHREQNDYGENIFFAWSSDPNFTVSGKDPVDKWYSEIKDHSFGREPTSLGSGHFTQVIWEDTKEVGVGIAKSKEGQVYVVANYFPPGNVMGSFAKKVRPPIN
- the LOC135084685 gene encoding uncharacterized protein LOC135084685 isoform X2, producing MSILKNFNSKLFSSKSTDFENEALEVHNEYRRDHGVAPLVLSKDISKISQKWAEELAKRDAMAYSLNQKYGESVYCGWSADPNTKIKARDCVDKWYSEINEFSFGRDPDVLTCGHFTQIVWKDTKELGVGSAKSKSGKLYVVCNYYPPGNFSGQFSKNVLPPGAMQFRTNSYTREANNNLAPPASPNRNSKNFASDLVSKFKSTSISGDKFEDEFLKAHNEYRRKHGVPPLELSKKLSKYAEEWAKTIAKKGNMEHREQNDYGENIFFAWSSDPNFTVSGKDPVDKWYSEIKDHSFGREPTSLGSGHFTQVIWEDTKEVGVGIAKSKEGQVYVVANYFPPGNVMGSFAKKVRPPIN